A stretch of Clostridia bacterium DNA encodes these proteins:
- a CDS encoding 3-hydroxyacyl-[acyl-carrier-protein] dehydratase FabZ — protein MIGYEEIKAILPHRYPFLLVDRIIELEEGQRIVGLK, from the coding sequence ATGATTGGTTATGAAGAAATAAAAGCAATTTTACCACATCGTTATCCCTTTTTATTAGTTGATCGAATTATTGAGTTAGAAGAGGGGCAACGCATTGTGGGTTTAAAAA